One window from the genome of candidate division KSB1 bacterium encodes:
- the dprA gene encoding DNA-protecting protein DprA, translated as MISLKNEQEELLRLSAVPGIGPNKMRALVGHFRSVRKVSKAPLGELCKVAGIDQKIAEDIRTFDGKQFAREQVEKLESTGARLVTFWDEDYPKRLKEIYDPPVFLFVKGDFAAEDRYSIAIVGTRLPSNYGKRIAEKLTSGLSRKGLTIVSGLAYGVDTLAHRHALQNGSRTIAVLGSGVDVIYPNENRALAKKIASNGVLLSEFPLGTGPDRTNFPRRNRIICGLSLGIVVIEAGIKSGALITASMALDQNREVFAVPGNIDSAKSFGTNELIKQGAKVVTSVEDILDELQPQLAPMLRKDAPTREVSSLTEAEKALFDILTNEPRHIDEIASSTGQSTSRVLSTLLSLELKDLVKQHAGKLFVRL; from the coding sequence ATGATTTCCCTGAAGAATGAACAAGAGGAATTACTGCGGTTGAGCGCAGTGCCCGGTATCGGGCCCAACAAAATGCGCGCCTTAGTTGGACACTTTCGCTCTGTAAGAAAAGTATCAAAAGCTCCCCTTGGTGAGCTGTGCAAAGTAGCGGGAATCGATCAAAAAATCGCGGAAGACATCAGGACGTTTGATGGAAAACAATTTGCCAGAGAACAGGTAGAGAAACTTGAAAGCACCGGGGCGCGACTCGTCACTTTTTGGGATGAGGATTACCCTAAGCGATTAAAAGAGATTTATGATCCCCCGGTATTCTTATTCGTCAAAGGTGATTTTGCCGCAGAGGACAGGTATTCAATTGCCATTGTGGGAACGCGTCTCCCCAGTAACTATGGCAAACGGATCGCTGAAAAATTAACCTCCGGGTTATCCAGAAAGGGGCTCACGATTGTCAGTGGTCTCGCTTACGGAGTCGATACCCTGGCACATCGTCACGCGCTGCAAAACGGCAGCCGGACAATCGCAGTCCTGGGTTCCGGTGTGGATGTCATTTATCCGAATGAAAACAGAGCGCTTGCAAAAAAGATTGCATCGAATGGGGTTTTGTTGTCGGAGTTTCCATTAGGCACCGGCCCGGATAGAACCAACTTCCCGCGCCGAAACCGAATCATTTGCGGACTGAGTTTGGGCATTGTGGTGATTGAAGCCGGAATCAAAAGCGGGGCGCTGATCACCGCTTCCATGGCTTTAGACCAAAACCGCGAAGTCTTTGCGGTTCCCGGAAACATTGACAGTGCAAAAAGCTTTGGCACAAACGAGCTGATTAAGCAGGGAGCAAAAGTGGTAACTTCAGTTGAAGATATTCTGGATGAACTTCAGCCGCAGTTGGCTCCGATGCTCAGGAAAGACGCACCGACCCGCGAAGTCAGTTCATTAACGGAGGCTGAGAAAGCTCTTTTTGACATCCTGACAAATGAGCCCAGACACATCGATGAAATCGCCTCGAGTACGGGACAAAGTACATCCCGGGTCTTGTCGACCCTGCTATCTCTTGAGCTGAAAGATCTGGTTAAGCAGCACGCGGGGAAGTTGTTTGTGAGATTGTAG
- a CDS encoding type II toxin-antitoxin system prevent-host-death family antitoxin, which translates to MRATAKELRFNTKELLDTVSRGEEVIITYRGKPCAKLVPIGNEQSNKSAGDELFGIWQDNDAVKNVEDYVQNLRQGRVKNAG; encoded by the coding sequence ATGCGTGCAACAGCTAAAGAGTTAAGATTTAACACAAAGGAACTACTTGATACAGTGTCACGAGGTGAGGAAGTAATCATCACCTACCGCGGTAAACCTTGCGCAAAACTCGTCCCAATAGGTAATGAACAGAGTAATAAATCGGCTGGAGATGAATTGTTTGGCATTTGGCAAGATAATGATGCTGTAAAAAACGTTGAGGATTACGTTCAAAACTTAAGACAGGGCAGAGTTAAGAATGCTGGTTAA
- a CDS encoding redoxin domain-containing protein, whose translation MLAISYDPVSVLKAFSDKYQITYPLLADEGSEVIKSFGIFNTEVDSGSRGFGIPHPGIYVIDENLRVVDKHFEQSYRARPTAENVLVTMLKKKQDSNVHIFEKSYLIGSIAISDTVAYRSQLLSVQVDIDLKDGFHLYGKPIPEGFIPLDIEFESSPNFEVDEFKYPETKTFKIESLQETFHILPDRISVKTFLRIKNRPEAGNHTIKATITFQACNDRVCMIPEKLKFDFPLRISIQRL comes from the coding sequence GTGCTTGCCATAAGCTACGATCCCGTCAGTGTTTTGAAAGCTTTCTCCGACAAATACCAGATCACCTATCCCCTTCTTGCAGATGAAGGCAGTGAGGTCATCAAGAGTTTTGGTATATTCAATACTGAAGTCGATTCCGGCAGCCGTGGATTCGGCATCCCGCACCCGGGAATTTATGTGATTGATGAAAATCTGAGAGTTGTTGATAAACATTTCGAGCAATCTTATCGAGCGCGGCCAACTGCTGAGAATGTCCTCGTCACCATGTTGAAGAAGAAGCAAGACTCTAATGTTCACATTTTTGAGAAGAGTTATTTGATTGGCAGCATAGCGATTAGCGATACGGTTGCCTACCGCTCTCAGCTGCTTTCTGTTCAGGTCGACATCGATTTAAAGGATGGATTCCATCTTTATGGAAAGCCGATTCCGGAGGGATTCATCCCATTGGATATCGAATTTGAATCCAGTCCGAATTTTGAAGTGGATGAATTTAAATATCCTGAAACCAAAACGTTTAAAATAGAATCTCTGCAGGAAACCTTCCATATTTTACCTGACAGAATTAGTGTAAAGACTTTTCTTCGCATAAAAAACCGGCCTGAAGCGGGCAACCATACTATAAAAGCGACGATTACATTCCAGGCTTGCAACGATCGAGTCTGTATGATCCCGGAAAAACTCAAGTTTGATTTTCCACTAAGAATCTCCATCCAGCGGTTATAG